Proteins encoded together in one Sylvia atricapilla isolate bSylAtr1 chromosome 2, bSylAtr1.pri, whole genome shotgun sequence window:
- the LOC136357615 gene encoding gap junction beta-6 protein, which translates to MDWGALHTILGGVNKHSTSIGKIWLTVLFIFRIMILVVAAEKVWGDEQDDFVCNTLQPGCRNVCYDHFFPISHIRLWALQLIFVSTPALLVAMHVAYRRHEKKRQFRKGDQKCDFKDIEEIRKQRFRIEGSLWWTYTSSIFFRLIFEAVFMYAFYFMYDGFRMPRLMKCNAWPCPNTVDCFVSRPTEKTVFTIFMIAVSSICILLNVAELCYLLTKFFLRRSKKAGNSKQQPNHENKEETKQNEMNELISDSCQNTVIGFSSS; encoded by the coding sequence ATGGATTGGGGAGCTCTGCATACTATTTTGGGAGGTGTAAATAAGCACTCCACCAGTATCGGGAAGATATGGCTCACAGTCCTCTTCATCTTCCGGATCATGATCCTGGTTGTGGCTGCAGAGAAAGTCTGGGGAGATGAACAAGATGACTTTGTCTGCAACACACTTCAGCCTGGCTGCAGAAATGTTTGCTATGATCACTTTTTCCCCATCTCTCACATCAGACTCTGGGCCCTGCAGCTGATCTTTGTCTCCACACCTGCGCTGCTGGTGGCCATGCACGTGGCTTACAGGAGGcatgagaagaaaaggcagtTCAGGAAAGGAGACCAGAAATGTGACTTCAAGGACATTGAAGAAATCAGGAAACAGAGGTTTCGTATCGAGGGCTCCTTGTGGTGGACGTACACCAGCAGCATCTTCTTCAGACTGATCTTTGAGGCCGTCTTCATGTACgcattttatttcatgtacGATGGGTTCCGAATGCCTCGCTTAATGAAGTGTAAtgcctggccctgccccaaCACTGTGGACTGCTTTGTCTCCCGACCTACTGAAAAGACTGTGTTCACTATTTTCATGATTGCTGTGTCCAGCATTTGCATTCTTTTAAATGTGGCTGAATTGTGTTACTTACTGACAAAGTTTTTCCTCAGAAGGTCTAAAAAAGCTGGAAATTCGAAACAGCAACCCAACCATGAGAATAAggaagaaaccaaacaaaatgaaatgaatGAGTTAATATCTGATAGCTGCCAGAACACAGTTATAGGGTTTTCAAGTAGCTAA